From Aptenodytes patagonicus chromosome 1, bAptPat1.pri.cur, whole genome shotgun sequence, one genomic window encodes:
- the ATF4 gene encoding cyclic AMP-dependent transcription factor ATF-4, whose protein sequence is MSLLNNEMLLGDSLSPFSQPCSVAEESLGLLDDYLEVAEPLSSHGFSSDKAKAVSSNWLAVDSLGNTIDSSQEDAFSGMEWMVEKMDLKEFDFDALLGMEHLEATVSPDELMATLEDTCDLLFNPTIQEFHNKEPPLITDLITHLPESPTGADPMAPLTSLWSFPLSPGSLTSTPDHSFSLELGSEVDVLEGERKQEGPTFVVVITKSEKEEENHSDDSGICMSPDSYLGTPQHSPTNSVGSPNDNQFPTDANCGSVRSRPYDHPAEKVVSAKMKGEKKIDKKLKKMEQNKTAATRYRQKKRAEQEALSGECRELEQKNQSLKEKADSLSKEIQYLKDLIEEVRKAKGKRARVPE, encoded by the exons ATGAGCCTCTTGAACAACGAGATGCTGTTGGGGGATTCATTATCCCCCTTCAGCCAGCCGTGTTCGGTGGCTGAGGAAAGCCTGGGACTCCTAGATGACTACCTGGAGGTGGCCGAGCCCCTCAGTTCGCATGGGTTCTCCAGCGACAAGGCTAAGGCAGTCTCCTCCAATTGGCTTGCTGTGGACAGTTTAGGCAACACCATAGATAGCAGCCAGG AGGATGCCTTCTCTGGCATGGAGTGGATGGTGGAGAAGATGGATCTGAAGGAATTTGATTTTGATGCCCTGTTAGGTATGGAACATCTGGAAGCCACCGTCTCACCAGACGAGCTGATGGCCACGTTGGAAGACACGTGTGATCTCCTATTTAACCCTACCATCCAGGAATTTCACAACAAAGAACCTCCACTGATAACTGACCTAATCACCCACCTCCCTGAATCTCCAACTGGAGCAGATCCAATGGCCCCACTGACTTCCCTTTggtcttttcccctctccccagggtCTCTGACTTCCACTCCAGACCATTCATTTAGTTTAGAACTAGGTAGTGAAGTGGATGttctggaaggagaaagaaaacaggagggCCCCACCTTTGTGGTAGTGATCACCAAGTccgagaaagaggaggagaaccATTCCGATGATAGCGGAATATGCATGAGCCCAGACTCCTACCTGGGAACACCCCAACATAGTCCGACCAATTCAGTCGGATCCCCCAATGACAACCAGTTCCCTACAGATGCCAACTGTGGCTCTGTGCGGTCCAGACCATATGATCATCCTGCAGAGAAGGTAGTGTCAGCAaagatgaaaggagaaaagaaaatagataagAAATTGAAAAAGATGGAGCAGAATAAGACGGCTGCCACGCGTTACCGGCAGAAGAAGAGGGCGGAACAGGAGGCACTGTCTGGGGAGTGCAGAGAGTTGGAGCAGAAGAATCAGTCCCTGAAGGAGAAAGCAGATTCCCTTAGTAAGGAAATTCAGTACTTAAAAGATCTGATTGAAGAGGTCCGCAAGGCCAAGGGCAAAAGAGCTAGAGTCCCTGAGTAG
- the MIEF1 gene encoding mitochondrial dynamics protein MIEF1 isoform X2 produces MAGAGQRKGKKDDNGIGTAIDFVLSNARLVLGVGGAAMLGIATLAVKRMYDRAISAPSSPTHLSQSGKRSWEEPNWLGSSSRLLTQDMKSNLSRSLQTLPTDPSATETDFFRPTKPKPSAKRSQVELKKSRLRLSLQEKLFAYYRRKVAIPADEQARAKQAAVDICAELRSFLRAKLPDMPLRDMYLSGSLYDDLQVVTADHIQLIVPLMLEQNLWSCIPGEDTIMNIPGFYLVRRENPEYFPRGSSYWDRCVVGGYLSPKAVADSFEKVVAGSINWPAIGTLLDYVIRPAAPPADLTLEVQYDPERHLFIDFLPSLTLGDIILVAKPHRLAQNDNLWRLSLRPAETARLRALDQCDSGCRCLCLKIFKAVCKSNPALGHLTASQLTNVILHLSQEESNWSQDMLADRFLQALKGLIRYLEAGVLPSALNPKVNLFSELTPEEVDELGYTLYSSLSEPEVLLQT; encoded by the exons ATGGCAGGCGCTGGGCAGcgcaaagggaaaaaagatgacaACGGCATCGGCACAGCCATCGACTTCGTGCTGTCCAACGCCCGGCTTGTGCTGGGTGTGGGTGGAGCAGCTATGCTGGGCATCGCCACTCTGGCCGTCAAACGG ATGTACGACCGGGCAATCAGTGCTCCCAGCAGCCCCACTCACTTGAGCCAGTCGGGAAAGAGAAGCTGGGAAGAGCCAAACTGGCTGGGCTCCTCCTCACGCTTGCTGACCCAGGACATGAAGAGTAACCTCAGCCGCTCCCTGCAGACCCTTCCCACTGATCCTTCAGCCACAGAGACAG ACTTTTTCCGACCCACAAAGCCCAAGCCATCTGCCAAGAGGAGTCAAGTGGAGCTGAAAAAATCCCGCCTTCGTCTGTCTCTGCAAGAAAAGCTCTTTGCTTATTATCGGAGGAAGGTAGCTATCCCAGCGGATGAGCAGGCCCGGGCCAAGCAAGCAGCCGTGGATATCTGTGCTGAGCTGCGCAGCTTCCTACGTGCCAAGCTGCCGGACATGCCCCTGCGTGACATGTACCTCAGCGGCAGCCTGTATGATGATCTGCAG GTAGTGACAGCTGACCACATCCAGCTCATTGTGCCTCTGATGCTGGAGCAGAACCTGTGGTCGTGCATCCCCGGGGAGGATACTATCATGAACATCCCTGGCTTCTACTTGGTGCGTCGGGAAAACCCAGAGTACTTTCCCCGTGGGAGCAGCTACTGGGACCGCTGTGTGGTGGGAGGTTACCTTTCACCCAAAGCTGTAGCAGACAGCTTTGAGAAAGTTGTAGCTGGCTCCATCAACTGGCCAGCAATTGGGACTCTCTTGGATTATGTGATCCgtccagcagctcccccagcagATTTGACACTGGAAGTCCAGTATGATCCAGAACGGCATCTTTTTATTGACTTCCTACCATCCCTGACACTGGGTGACATCATCCTTGTGGCCAAACCCCATCGATTGGCCCAGAATGACAATCTGTGGCGACTGAGCCTGCGGCCAGCAGAAACAGCTCGTCTCCGAGCCCTGGACCAGTGTGATTCTGGCTGCCGTTGCTTGTGCCTGAAGATCTTCAAAGCAGTATGCAAGTCAAACCCAGCCCTGGGCCACCTCACTGCCAGCCAGCTCACCAACGTCATCCTGCATCTATCCCAAGAAGAGTCCAACTGGTCCCAGGACATGCTGGCTGATCGCTTCTTGCAGGCGCTGAAGGGGTTGATCCGCTACTTGGAGGCAGGTGTCCTCCCTAGTGCTCTGAACCCCAAGGTGAACTTGTTTTCAGAGCTCACTCCCGAAGAAGTGGATGAGTTGGGCTATACCCTCTACAGCTCTCTGTCAGAGCCAGAGGTCTTGCTGCAGACGTAA
- the MIURF gene encoding mitochondrial ribosome and complex I assembly factor AltMIEF1, protein MAAWSREAVLTLYRALLRQGRGLRYTDRDFYLAFIRREFRKNRELQRLEDKERQLEKGQAFLQSKLGGLV, encoded by the coding sequence ATGGCAGCGTGGTCCCGGGAGGCTGTCCTGACCCTCTATCGGGCTCTGCTGCGCCAGGGCCGTGGGCTGCGCTACACCGACCGGGATTTCTACCTCGCTTTCATCCGCCGCGAGTTCCGCAAGAACCGGGAGCTGCAGCGGCTAGAGGACAAGGAAAGACAGTTGGAGAAGGGGCAAGCTTTCCTGCAGAGCAAACTCGGGGGCCTGGTTTAG
- the RPS19BP1 gene encoding active regulator of SIRT1: MSASLLRRGLELLEAPGRRKAPPGLQQGRDGPRAAGAARRRKAAPEPRRNKATVKGRVVKSAIEEYHKKKAVNHLRANLQYMLKGRFVANKTITEQVLAQNRGRKSKDQPPKKAAKKKPEGTVFTEEDFRKFEREYFGRP; the protein is encoded by the exons ATGTCGGCCTCCTTGTTGCGGCGGggcctggagctgctggaggcgcCGG GCCGGAGAAAGGCCCCGCCGGGACTCCAGCAGGGGCGGGACGGCCCcagggcggcgggcgctgcgagGCGGAGGAAGGCGGCGCCGGAGCCCCGGAGGAATAAGGCCACGGTCAAGGGCAGAGTCGTGAAGTCGGCGATAG AGGAGTATCATAAGAAGAAGGCCGTGAATCACTTGAGAGCAAACCTGCAGTACATGTTGAAGGGACGATTTGTTGCAAACAAAACCATCACAGAACAA GTTCTTGCTCAGAACAGAGGCAGGAAGTCAAAAGATCAGCCTCCAAAGAAGGCGGCAAAGAAGAAACCCGAGGGCACTGTCTTTACTGAGGAAGATTTCCGTAAATTTGAGAGGGAATACTTTGGGAGACCATAA
- the MIEF1 gene encoding mitochondrial dynamics protein MIEF1 isoform X1 — protein MIRSPTSNSGCFSSGHKWSWKQRNAVIAELGAMAGAGQRKGKKDDNGIGTAIDFVLSNARLVLGVGGAAMLGIATLAVKRMYDRAISAPSSPTHLSQSGKRSWEEPNWLGSSSRLLTQDMKSNLSRSLQTLPTDPSATETDFFRPTKPKPSAKRSQVELKKSRLRLSLQEKLFAYYRRKVAIPADEQARAKQAAVDICAELRSFLRAKLPDMPLRDMYLSGSLYDDLQVVTADHIQLIVPLMLEQNLWSCIPGEDTIMNIPGFYLVRRENPEYFPRGSSYWDRCVVGGYLSPKAVADSFEKVVAGSINWPAIGTLLDYVIRPAAPPADLTLEVQYDPERHLFIDFLPSLTLGDIILVAKPHRLAQNDNLWRLSLRPAETARLRALDQCDSGCRCLCLKIFKAVCKSNPALGHLTASQLTNVILHLSQEESNWSQDMLADRFLQALKGLIRYLEAGVLPSALNPKVNLFSELTPEEVDELGYTLYSSLSEPEVLLQT, from the exons ATGATTAGAAGCCCCACGTCAAATTCGGGATGTTTCTCTTCAGGTCATAAATGGAGCTGGAAGCAAAGAAATGCTGTCATTGCAGAGCTTG GTGCGATGGCAGGCGCTGGGCAGcgcaaagggaaaaaagatgacaACGGCATCGGCACAGCCATCGACTTCGTGCTGTCCAACGCCCGGCTTGTGCTGGGTGTGGGTGGAGCAGCTATGCTGGGCATCGCCACTCTGGCCGTCAAACGG ATGTACGACCGGGCAATCAGTGCTCCCAGCAGCCCCACTCACTTGAGCCAGTCGGGAAAGAGAAGCTGGGAAGAGCCAAACTGGCTGGGCTCCTCCTCACGCTTGCTGACCCAGGACATGAAGAGTAACCTCAGCCGCTCCCTGCAGACCCTTCCCACTGATCCTTCAGCCACAGAGACAG ACTTTTTCCGACCCACAAAGCCCAAGCCATCTGCCAAGAGGAGTCAAGTGGAGCTGAAAAAATCCCGCCTTCGTCTGTCTCTGCAAGAAAAGCTCTTTGCTTATTATCGGAGGAAGGTAGCTATCCCAGCGGATGAGCAGGCCCGGGCCAAGCAAGCAGCCGTGGATATCTGTGCTGAGCTGCGCAGCTTCCTACGTGCCAAGCTGCCGGACATGCCCCTGCGTGACATGTACCTCAGCGGCAGCCTGTATGATGATCTGCAG GTAGTGACAGCTGACCACATCCAGCTCATTGTGCCTCTGATGCTGGAGCAGAACCTGTGGTCGTGCATCCCCGGGGAGGATACTATCATGAACATCCCTGGCTTCTACTTGGTGCGTCGGGAAAACCCAGAGTACTTTCCCCGTGGGAGCAGCTACTGGGACCGCTGTGTGGTGGGAGGTTACCTTTCACCCAAAGCTGTAGCAGACAGCTTTGAGAAAGTTGTAGCTGGCTCCATCAACTGGCCAGCAATTGGGACTCTCTTGGATTATGTGATCCgtccagcagctcccccagcagATTTGACACTGGAAGTCCAGTATGATCCAGAACGGCATCTTTTTATTGACTTCCTACCATCCCTGACACTGGGTGACATCATCCTTGTGGCCAAACCCCATCGATTGGCCCAGAATGACAATCTGTGGCGACTGAGCCTGCGGCCAGCAGAAACAGCTCGTCTCCGAGCCCTGGACCAGTGTGATTCTGGCTGCCGTTGCTTGTGCCTGAAGATCTTCAAAGCAGTATGCAAGTCAAACCCAGCCCTGGGCCACCTCACTGCCAGCCAGCTCACCAACGTCATCCTGCATCTATCCCAAGAAGAGTCCAACTGGTCCCAGGACATGCTGGCTGATCGCTTCTTGCAGGCGCTGAAGGGGTTGATCCGCTACTTGGAGGCAGGTGTCCTCCCTAGTGCTCTGAACCCCAAGGTGAACTTGTTTTCAGAGCTCACTCCCGAAGAAGTGGATGAGTTGGGCTATACCCTCTACAGCTCTCTGTCAGAGCCAGAGGTCTTGCTGCAGACGTAA